One segment of Pirellulales bacterium DNA contains the following:
- a CDS encoding type II secretion system F family protein: MPSLPALLADIGHGLDVAASLLAGVAVAVLVRWLFAALTSEDLQQGHEWRYDVSRINELRQLDPLYRLLQPLVEALARFNRAAFRDQLPEIQRQVFAAGLPRFWLAEEYLARAETIALLLTPFYLYVFVSWFGPDGALLTIAAAPLTVYLLRRRLAGRANCRLVLIKRRLPYLLDLLTLLMEAGATFLQALEQSVHELEGHPVAVEFSRVLADMSMGKTRTEALESLRARLSDDDVTSVVGSIIQGEELGTPLARVFRTQADVLRIKRTQRAEGIAGEAGVKMLLPGILIMASTSLIILGPFVMNYLFSGFSL, from the coding sequence ATGCCCTCCCTCCCAGCACTTCTGGCGGACATCGGCCACGGCCTGGACGTGGCGGCCTCGCTGCTGGCGGGCGTCGCCGTGGCCGTCCTGGTGCGCTGGCTGTTTGCGGCGTTGACCAGCGAAGATTTGCAACAAGGCCACGAATGGCGGTACGACGTGAGCCGCATCAACGAGCTGCGGCAGCTCGATCCGCTCTATCGCTTGCTGCAACCGCTGGTCGAAGCGCTCGCCCGCTTCAATCGCGCCGCCTTTCGCGACCAGTTGCCCGAGATTCAGCGTCAGGTTTTCGCGGCGGGCCTGCCTCGCTTCTGGCTCGCCGAAGAGTATCTGGCCCGTGCTGAAACGATCGCCTTGCTGCTGACGCCGTTCTATCTCTACGTCTTCGTAAGCTGGTTTGGCCCGGACGGGGCGTTGTTGACCATCGCGGCCGCGCCGTTGACGGTTTACCTGCTGCGGCGCCGCCTGGCGGGCCGCGCGAATTGCCGGCTCGTGCTCATCAAGCGGCGGCTTCCGTATTTGCTCGACCTGCTCACGCTGCTCATGGAAGCGGGCGCCACCTTTTTGCAGGCCCTGGAGCAATCGGTGCATGAGTTGGAAGGACATCCGGTGGCGGTCGAGTTCAGCCGGGTGCTGGCCGACATGAGCATGGGCAAGACGCGCACCGAGGCGTTGGAAAGCCTGCGTGCCCGGCTCAGCGACGACGACGTGACCAGCGTCGTCGGCTCGATCATCCAGGGCGAAGAGTTGGGCACGCCGCTGGCACGCGTCTTCCGCACGCAGGCCGACGTGCTGCGAATCAAACGCACGCAGCGGGCCGAGGGAATTGCCGGCGAGGCAGGCGTGAAGATGTTGTTGCCCGGCATTCTCATCATGGCCTCGACCTCGCTGATCATTCTGG
- a CDS encoding type II secretion system F family protein has translation MPASLLMGAGVGLGAYAGRGWYFQGLDYLERDFADKLRTLRRPVTGLRRWLISWTILTAAVCVVLVVFDSPVFAVLAVVLLLAFPWYLLRRLAEERKRRIEDQLADAMVALSGALKAGLSLAQSLEILATQCPRPISEEFRQIVGEYDLGKPLVQTLTEAKARLRSENFSLFAAAMLASHDSGGRLNETVDRIAHSVLELQRLERKLLSETAQARKSATYMALMPLFVLIAYYFIDPDNTLRLFDTLPGELMLAAAVLLNLVAYLWARKILTPDI, from the coding sequence TTGCCTGCCAGCCTGTTGATGGGTGCCGGTGTGGGCCTGGGCGCCTACGCCGGCCGCGGCTGGTATTTTCAGGGCCTCGACTATCTGGAGCGCGATTTCGCCGACAAGCTTCGCACTCTGCGGCGGCCGGTAACGGGCTTGCGGCGCTGGTTGATCTCCTGGACGATCTTGACCGCCGCGGTGTGCGTCGTGCTGGTGGTTTTCGACAGCCCGGTCTTCGCCGTGCTGGCCGTCGTGCTGCTGCTGGCGTTTCCCTGGTATCTGCTGCGCCGGCTGGCCGAAGAGCGGAAGCGGCGAATCGAAGACCAGTTGGCCGATGCGATGGTGGCCCTCAGCGGCGCGCTCAAGGCCGGCCTGTCGCTGGCGCAATCGTTGGAGATTCTGGCCACGCAGTGCCCGCGGCCCATCTCCGAAGAGTTTCGCCAGATTGTGGGGGAATACGACCTGGGCAAGCCGCTGGTGCAAACGTTGACCGAAGCCAAGGCCCGGCTGCGGAGCGAGAACTTTTCGCTGTTTGCCGCGGCCATGTTGGCCAGCCACGACAGCGGCGGCCGGCTGAACGAAACCGTCGATCGCATCGCCCATTCGGTGCTGGAGCTGCAGCGCTTGGAGCGAAAGTTGCTCAGCGAGACGGCCCAGGCCCGCAAGTCGGCCACGTACATGGCGCTGATGCCCCTGTTTGTGCTGATCGCGTATTACTTCATCGATCCCGACAACACGCTGCGATTGTTCGACACGCTGCCCGGCGAGTTGATGCTGGCGGCGGCGGTGTTGCTGAACCTGGTTGCGTATCTGTGGGCCCGCAAGATTTTGACGCCGGATATATAG